From a region of the Dictyostelium discoideum AX4 chromosome 2 chromosome, whole genome shotgun sequence genome:
- the purF gene encoding phosphoribosylpyrophosphate amidotransferase yields MENNNNNFIEEEEELSEPKEKCGVFAIYAPELDVSRIAFFGLVALQHRGQESCGIATYDEFQSVHVETGMGLVNQVFNETNLKPLKGKMAIGHTRYSTAGKSTLVNAQPVIVQTLHGQIGIVQNGNLTTAKSLRKELMQKGVGFFIDSDVEVITQLLSNNPEGCDPHKPNWENRIAHFMSKAEAAYALCLMTPNGIYGVRDSLGMRPLCLGSLEVPCKDDPTKTITRYVLTSESCAIGTIGAKFIRDVRPGEIVHINENGITSFIGRSPSDNPALCVFEYVYFSRPDSSMEGQLIHIVRQRMGETLARESPPPQTCSNNDTIVIGVPDSSLPAAIGYAKQSGIPFTEGLTKNRYIHRTFIQPSDHLRQQGIKLKFNPLTENIQGKKVILVDDSIVRANTIKALIKLIRGAGATEIHVRISSPPVLHPCHMGIDMATYDQLIGHNRTVEEIREYIGAESLQYLTLEGLMKSVNIGIKPQAETNSTPCFSTSSPTTTKIKINENNQKHCVACFTGDYPCSLDF; encoded by the coding sequence atggaaaataataataataattttattgaagaagaagaagaattaaGTGAACCAAAAGAAAAATGTGGAGTTTTTGCAATTTATGCACCAGAATTAGATGTTAGTAGAATTGCATTTTTTGGATTAGTAGCATTACAACATAGAGGACAAGAATCATGTGGTATAGCAACCTATGATGAATTTCAAAGTGTACATGTAGAGACAGGTATGGGATTGGTGAATCAAGTTTTCAATGAAACTAATTTGAAGCCATTGAAGGGTAAGATGGCAATTGGACATACACGTTATTCAACAGCAGGAAAGAGTACATTGGTCAATGCACAACCAGTGATTGTGCAAACATTGCATGGTCAAATTGGTATTGTACAAAATGGTAACCTCACCACTGCAAAGAGTTTAAGAAAAGAGTTGATGCAAAAGGGTGTTGGTTTCTTTATAGATAGTGATGTCGAAGTAATTACACAATTGTTATCCAACAATCCAGAGGGTTGCGATCCACATAAACCAAATTGGGAGAATAGAATCGCCCATTTCATGAGCAAAGCAGAGGCTGCCTACGCATTGTGTTTGATGACACCCAACGGTATCTACGGTGTGCGTGACTCGTTGGGAATGCGTCCATTATGCTTGGGCTCGTTGGAGGTGCCATGCAAGGACGACCCAACCAAGACCATCACTCGTTACGTGTTGACCTCAGAGTCTTGTGCCATCGGCACCATTGGCGCAAAGTTTATACGTGACGTTCGTCCAGGTGAAATCGTACACATCAACGAGAATGGTATCACCTCCTTCATTGGCCGTTCGCCATCGGATAATCCAGCATTATGTGTTTTCGAATATGTTTATTTCTCACGTCCAGATTCATCAATGGAGGGCCAACTAATCCATATCGTCCGTCAACGTATGGGCGAGACATTGGCTCGTGagtcaccaccaccacaaacCTGCTCCAACAATGACACCATTGTTATAGGTGTCCCCGACTCCTCATTACCCGCTGCCATTGGGTATGCCAAACAATCGGGTATCCCATTCACAGAGGGTTTAACAAAGAATCGTTACATTCATCGTACTTTTATTCAACCATCCGATCATTTACGTCAACAAGgtataaaattgaaattcaaTCCACTCACAGAGAATATTCAAGGTAAGAAAGTGATACTCGTAGATGACAGTATCGTTAGAGCAAACACTATCAAAgctttaattaaattgattaGAGGAGCTGGTGCCACTGAAATTCATGTCAGAATCTCCTCTCCACCAGTTTTACATCCATGTCACATGGGTATCGATATGGCAACATACGACCAACTCATTGGTCACAATAGAACAGTCGAAGAAATTCGTGAATATATAGGCGCTGAAAGTTTACAATATCTAACCCTAGAAGGTTTAATGAAATCTGTCAATATTGGTATTAAACCACAAGCTGAAACTAATTCAACTCCATGTTTTTCAACTTCATCCCCAACTacaaccaaaattaaaattaatgaaaataatcaaaaacatTGTGTTGCTTGTTTCACTGGTGATTATCCTTGCAgtttagatttttaa
- the ddx52 gene encoding DEAD/DEAH box helicase: MDNSIFYSLGNGIKFNKNKYKKEIGIFNGITSHELDKQTKTNNKVHFFKNTTPSTPVISKKDNIKQKKEEEEDNDNDNEESKEDDDFVEDDDNDDDDDDDDEDEENEEPKEKEFIKHQVNNDEEEEDITLFNKSNENENSDDSDDSDDSGKNKNKNKNKKVSKETQEDKHKREIATFRNKHRIKVDGTDIPDPMTEFSQLENRFKVRKYLLNNINEIGYKEPSPIQMQVIPILLKEREVVAIAPTGSGKTASFSIPILQALYEPKKEGFRSVIIAPTRELAQQIYRNFRLLSKGKPFRICVLSKNLHNQSTNENLIKNYDILITTPLRLVYLIKENLLSLNKVEYLVFDEADKLFDKNFQEQVDIVVTACQNPKLKICLFSATMNQQVEELGHSIMKNPIKIIIGEQNAAAITVDQKLIYVGKEEGKLLAVRQLIQKGLEPPILIFTQSKERAHDLFQELIFDGINVDVIHSERTQFQRDTIVKKFRMGKIWVLICTELMARGMDFKGVNFVINFDFPHTLASYIHRIGRTGRAGRPGVAYTLYTDADTPMLPTIVHAMKQSGSHVPDWMLNLKVQGKKKQQYRLKGVERESFSTIPLSERTSSKFKLRKNKKSFNLPGDQQKSNENNNNNNNNNNDNKKRKSFNNNGEKNNNPERKQKQIKKPKKII; the protein is encoded by the exons atggATAATAGTATATTTTATAGTCTTGGAAatggaattaaatttaataaaaataaatataaaaaagaaattggaaTTTTCAATGGTATAACATCTCATGAATTAGATAAACAAActaaaaccaataataaagttcacttttttaaaaatacaacaccatcaacacctgtaatttcaaaaaaagataatataaaacaaaaaaaagaagaagaagaagataatgataatgataatgaagaatcaaaagaagatgatgattttgtagaagatgatgataatgatgatgatgatgatgatgatgatgaggatgaagaaaatgaagaaccaaaagaaaaagaatttataaaacatCAAGTCAATAATgatgaggaagaagaagatattacattatttaataaatcaaatgaaaatgaaaattcagaTGATTCAGATGATTCAGATGATtctggaaaaaataaaaataaaaataaaaataaaaaagtttcaaAAGAAACACAAGAGGATAAACATAAAAGAGAGATTGCAACATTTAGAAATAAACATAGAATTAAAGTTGATGGTACAGATATACCAGATCCAATGACAGAATTTTCACAATTAGAGAATAGATTCAAAGTTagaaaatatcttttaaataatattaatgagaTTGGTTATAAAGAACCATCACCAATTCAAATGCAAGTTATaccaattcttttaaaagaaagagaagTCGTTGCAATTGCACCAACTGGTTCTGGTAAAACTGCATCTTTCTCCATTCCAATACTTCAAGCATTATATGAACCAAAAAAGGAGGGTTTTCGTTCAGTTATCATTGCACCAACTCGTGAACTTGCTCAACAAATTTATCGTAATTTTAGATTACTCTCTAAAGGTAAACCATTTAGAATTTGTGTTTTATCTAAAAATTTACATAATCAatcaacaaatgaaaatttaattaaaaattatg atattttaattacaaCACCATTAAGattagtttatttaattaaagaaaatttattatcattaaataaagttGAATATTTAGTATTTGATGAAGcagataaattatttgataagaATTTCCAAGAACaagttgatattgttgtaaCAGCATGTCAAAAtccaaaattaaagatttgtTTATTCAGTGCCACTATGAATCAACAAGTTGAGGAATTGGGTCATTCAATTATGAAAAATCCAATAAAGATTATAATTGGTGAACAAAATGCTGCAGCAATTACAGttgatcaaaaattaatttatgttGGTAAAGAGGAGGGAAAGTTATTGGCAGTTAGACAATTGATTCAAAAAGGTTTAGAACCACCCATTTTAATATTCACTCAATCTAAAGAGAGAGCACATGATTTATTCCAAGAGTTGATTTTCGATGGTATCAATGTTGATGTAATTCATTCAGAGAGAACTCAATTCCAAAGAGACACAATCGTAAAGAAATTCCGTATGGGTAAGATTTGGGTACTAATTTGCACAGAGTTGATGGCAAGAGGTATGGATTTCAAAGGTGTCAATTTCGTTATTAATTTCGATTTCCCTCATACCCTCGCTTCATACATTCACAGAATTGGTAGAACTGGTCGTGCTGGTAGACCTGGTGTAGCATATACCCTCTACACCGATGCCGATACTCCAATGTTACCAACCATCGTTCATGCTATGAAACAATCTGGTTCTCATGTTCCAGATTGGATGTTAAATCTAAAAGTTCAAGgtaaaaagaaacaacaatATAGATTAAAAGGTGTTGAAAGGGAATCATTTTCAACGATTCCCCTTAGTGAAAGAACTTCTTCAAAATTCAAActtagaaaaaataaaaaatctttcaATTTACCTGGTGATcaacaaaaatcaaatgaaaataataacaataataataataataataatgataataaaaaaagaaaatcttttaataataatggtgaaaaaaataataatccagaaagaaaacaaaaacaaatcaaaaaaccaaaaaaaataatttaa